The following coding sequences lie in one Indicator indicator isolate 239-I01 chromosome 2, UM_Iind_1.1, whole genome shotgun sequence genomic window:
- the TMEM181 gene encoding transmembrane protein 181 isoform X3 has protein sequence MEPLAPMRLYTLSKRHFVLVFVVFFVCFGLTVFIGIAGPNVIETSVARPNSNNSLKLKPFNLSSPPLSTYNQQLWLTCILELEQDDVTVSLKKNVTMKVKVLGVVKDGSTPYVNNQVHNRTRLLSCAQKCSEIIVVHLGYLNYTQYNVFVSFEDLKLTYYIKNVTFTWKTYNPTFSQVEIWFRFVFVVLTFMVTCLFAHSLRKFSMRDWGIEQKWMSILLPLLLLYNDPFFPLSFLVNSWFPGMLDDLFQSLFLCALLLFWLCVYHGIRVQGERKCLTFYLPKFFIVGLLWLASVTLGIWQTVNEVHDPTYQYRVDTGNFQGMKIFFLVVATTYILYLLFLIVRACSELRNMPYVDLRLKFLTALTFVVLVISIVILYLRFGAQVLQDNFVAELSTHYQNSAEFLSFYGLLNFYLYTLAFVYSPSKNALYESQLKDNPAFSMLNDSDDDVIYGSDYEEMPLQNGQAIRAKYKEESDSD, from the exons GTCCTAATGTAATTGAAACGTCTGTAGCAAGACCTAACTCAAATAACAGCCTGAAG ctgaaGCCATTTAATTTAAGTTCGCCGCCATTGTCTACTTACAatcagcagctgtggctgaCCTGCATACTTGAGTTGGAGCAGGATGATG tTACAGTATCCCTCAAAAAGAATGTTACTATGAAAGTCAAAGTACTTGGGGTGGTGAAGGACGGAAGCACACCATATGTCAATAATCAAGTTCACAATCGGACAAGGTTACTTAGTTGTGCGCAA AAATGCAGTGAGATCATTGTTGTTCACCTTGGCTACCTGAACTACACTCAGTACAATGTATTTGTTAGCTTTGAAGACTTAAAGTTAACATACTATATCAAGAATGTTACTTTCACG tGGAAGACCTACAATCCAACTTTTTCACAAGTGGAGATATGGTTCCGATTCGTCTTTGTAGTTCTTACTTTTATGGTCACG TGTCTGTTTGCACATTCCCTGCGGAAATTCTCCATGAGAGACTGGGGTATTGAACAGAAATGGATGTccattctccttcccctcctgctaCTTTACAATG AtccatttttccccctttcttttctggTGAACAGCTGGTTTCCTGGAATGCTGGATGATCTATTCCAGTCACTGTTTCTGTGTGCATTGCTGTTGTTCTGGCTTTGTGTCTACCATGGTATCAGAGTGCAG GGGGAAAGGAAGTGCTTAACTTTTTATCTGCCCAAATTCTTTATTGTTGGACTGTTGTGGCTGGCCTCTGTTACACTGGGAATATGGCAAAC TGTTAATGAAGTACATGATCCTACATATCAGTACAGGGTTGACACAGGTAATTTCCAG GGAATGAAAATCTTCTTCCTTGTGGTGGCAACCACATACATTCTCTACCTTTTGTTCCTGATAGTGAGGGCATGCTCAGAACTTCGTAACATGCCTTATGTTG ATCTCAGGTTAAAATTCTTAACTGCGTTAACCTTTGTAGTGCTTGTCATTAG CATTGTTATACTCTACCTACGCTTTGGAGCACAAGTTCTACAGGACAACTTTGTTGCTGAGCTGTCGACTCATTATCAGAATT CAGCAGAATTCTTATCATTTTATGGTTTACTGAACTTTTATCTCTACACATTAGCCTTTGTGTACTCCCCCTCAAAGAATGCATTATACG aatcACAGTTGAAAGACAATCCTGCTTTTTCTATGCTGAATGATTCAGATGATGATGTGATTTATGG GAGTGACTATGAAGAAATGCCACTTCAGAATGGTCAAGCTATTAGAGCCAAGTATAAAGAGGAATCAGACAGTGATTGA
- the TMEM181 gene encoding transmembrane protein 181 isoform X4, translated as MEPLAPMRLYTLSKRHFVLVFVVFFVCFGLTVFIGIAGPNVIETSVARPNSNNSLKLKPFNLSSPPLSTYNQQLWLTCILELEQDDVTVSLKKNVTMKVKVLGVVKDGSTPYVNNQVHNRTRLLSCAQKCSEIIVVHLGYLNYTQYNVFVSFEDLKLTYYIKNVTFTCLFAHSLRKFSMRDWGIEQKWMSILLPLLLLYNDPFFPLSFLVNSWFPGMLDDLFQSLFLCALLLFWLCVYHGIRVQGERKCLTFYLPKFFIVGLLWLASVTLGIWQTVNEVHDPTYQYRVDTGNFQGMKIFFLVVATTYILYLLFLIVRACSELRNMPYVDLRLKFLTALTFVVLVISIVILYLRFGAQVLQDNFVAELSTHYQNSAEFLSFYGLLNFYLYTLAFVYSPSKNALYESQLKDNPAFSMLNDSDDDVIYGSDYEEMPLQNGQAIRAKYKEESDSD; from the exons GTCCTAATGTAATTGAAACGTCTGTAGCAAGACCTAACTCAAATAACAGCCTGAAG ctgaaGCCATTTAATTTAAGTTCGCCGCCATTGTCTACTTACAatcagcagctgtggctgaCCTGCATACTTGAGTTGGAGCAGGATGATG tTACAGTATCCCTCAAAAAGAATGTTACTATGAAAGTCAAAGTACTTGGGGTGGTGAAGGACGGAAGCACACCATATGTCAATAATCAAGTTCACAATCGGACAAGGTTACTTAGTTGTGCGCAA AAATGCAGTGAGATCATTGTTGTTCACCTTGGCTACCTGAACTACACTCAGTACAATGTATTTGTTAGCTTTGAAGACTTAAAGTTAACATACTATATCAAGAATGTTACTTTCACG TGTCTGTTTGCACATTCCCTGCGGAAATTCTCCATGAGAGACTGGGGTATTGAACAGAAATGGATGTccattctccttcccctcctgctaCTTTACAATG AtccatttttccccctttcttttctggTGAACAGCTGGTTTCCTGGAATGCTGGATGATCTATTCCAGTCACTGTTTCTGTGTGCATTGCTGTTGTTCTGGCTTTGTGTCTACCATGGTATCAGAGTGCAG GGGGAAAGGAAGTGCTTAACTTTTTATCTGCCCAAATTCTTTATTGTTGGACTGTTGTGGCTGGCCTCTGTTACACTGGGAATATGGCAAAC TGTTAATGAAGTACATGATCCTACATATCAGTACAGGGTTGACACAGGTAATTTCCAG GGAATGAAAATCTTCTTCCTTGTGGTGGCAACCACATACATTCTCTACCTTTTGTTCCTGATAGTGAGGGCATGCTCAGAACTTCGTAACATGCCTTATGTTG ATCTCAGGTTAAAATTCTTAACTGCGTTAACCTTTGTAGTGCTTGTCATTAG CATTGTTATACTCTACCTACGCTTTGGAGCACAAGTTCTACAGGACAACTTTGTTGCTGAGCTGTCGACTCATTATCAGAATT CAGCAGAATTCTTATCATTTTATGGTTTACTGAACTTTTATCTCTACACATTAGCCTTTGTGTACTCCCCCTCAAAGAATGCATTATACG aatcACAGTTGAAAGACAATCCTGCTTTTTCTATGCTGAATGATTCAGATGATGATGTGATTTATGG GAGTGACTATGAAGAAATGCCACTTCAGAATGGTCAAGCTATTAGAGCCAAGTATAAAGAGGAATCAGACAGTGATTGA
- the DYNLT1 gene encoding dynein light chain Tctex-type 1 isoform X1 — translation MDDFQSGEEPSFVVDEVSSIIKEAIESAIGGNAYQHSKVNQWTTSVVEQTLSQLTKLGKPFKYIVTCVIMQKNGAGLHTASSCFWDNSSDGTCTVRWENKTMYCIVSAFGLAI, via the exons ATGGACGACTTCCAGTCGGGGGAGGAG CCTTCCTTTGTTGTTGATGAAGTCAGTAGCATCATTAAAGAG GCCATAGAAAGTGCGATAGGTGGCAACGCCTACCAGCACAGCAAAGTGAACCAATGGACAACAAGTGTGGTGGAACAAACACTAAGCCAGCTCACGAAACTGGGGAAACCTTTCAAGTACATTG TGACCTGTGTGATTATGCAGAAGAATGGTGCTGGGCTACATACAGCAAGCTCTTGCTTTTGGGACAACTCCAGTGATG GAACCTGCACTGTGAGATGGGAGAATAAGACCATGTACTGTATTGTCAGTGCCTTTGGACTTGCAATATAA
- the DYNLT1 gene encoding dynein light chain Tctex-type 1 isoform X2 has product MDDFQSGEEAIESAIGGNAYQHSKVNQWTTSVVEQTLSQLTKLGKPFKYIVTCVIMQKNGAGLHTASSCFWDNSSDGTCTVRWENKTMYCIVSAFGLAI; this is encoded by the exons ATGGACGACTTCCAGTCGGGGGAGGAG GCCATAGAAAGTGCGATAGGTGGCAACGCCTACCAGCACAGCAAAGTGAACCAATGGACAACAAGTGTGGTGGAACAAACACTAAGCCAGCTCACGAAACTGGGGAAACCTTTCAAGTACATTG TGACCTGTGTGATTATGCAGAAGAATGGTGCTGGGCTACATACAGCAAGCTCTTGCTTTTGGGACAACTCCAGTGATG GAACCTGCACTGTGAGATGGGAGAATAAGACCATGTACTGTATTGTCAGTGCCTTTGGACTTGCAATATAA